In Apus apus isolate bApuApu2 chromosome 5, bApuApu2.pri.cur, whole genome shotgun sequence, the following are encoded in one genomic region:
- the LOC127385851 gene encoding uncharacterized protein LOC127385851, which yields MEKEIHTGESSPSVDPETLFKILETCNARPSVSGQDWAKENWHNLQSVADRISALQKEAKWRFRKGKGIVCAILGACLVSAAQHRADCQTQKGKVIASLQTLVESLQDQIAGLKRENVELREKLESEKAHSDSLKYALWEERTSRSEQGAEVQMNELEAKGDYIRRVSPIYPQKELREAKARSDKTPQLRPLIKREYYYEDPDDEQPSSVTKEVPYSATELAKLKKEFARNAKESETEYVWRVSLSGGDQILLTEKEAEGYWGPGVFLTTGDQRAPWSLTQRAAYWASGLDPLERGDPLAIVGTMEQILESVQKAACLQMMHNGQLNPYQESPMLLTVDPERMTPLIRGLPESLRPVGIQLQGQIKATSPLARLEEIVTQDHNTQKSKTWTWGEIAQELINYGRKYGPINPSPHRSETKAVRWASPSPRDRPPGKGFRRPPPNLIAPTARRDLWHLGWQKGIPRELMDGTPTDVLRKMVTAWPDKPPVSAVREKSACEETIASAPPLIDLKDPILTMKAEQGN from the coding sequence atggaaaaggaaattcaTACGGGGGAATCCTCCCCTAGTGTTGATCCCGAGACATTGTTTAAGATTTTGGAAACTTGTAATGCCCGTCCGTCAGTCTCGGGACAGGACTGGGCTAAAGAAAATTGGCATAATTTACAGAGTGTGGCAGATCGTATCTCTGCATTACAAAAGGAGGCCAAGTGGCGATTCAGGAAAGGCAAAGGCATAGTATGTGCGATACTAGGAGCTTGCCTGGTGTCGGCGGCGCAGCACCGAGCTGACTGCCAGACCCAGAAAGGAAAAGTTATCGCATCTCTGCAAACATTAGTCGAGTCGTTACAGGACCAAATTGCTGGCCTTAAAAGAGAGAATGTTGAGCTCCGGGAGAAATTAGAGAGTGAAAAGGCTCACTCGGATTCTTTGAAGTACGCTCTGTGGGAAGAGCGTACCTCTCGGTCTGAGCAAGGGGCAGAAGTGCAGATGAACGAATTGGAAGCAAAGGGTGACTATATTAGGAGAGTGAGTCCCATTTATCCTCAAAAAGAGTTGCGGGAAGCTAAAGCCCGATCAGATAAAACTCCACAGTTACGCCCCCTGATTAAAAGGGAATACTATTATGAGGACCCGGATGATGAACAACCTTCCTCGGTAACTAAGGAGGTCCCATATTCTGCCACCGAGCTGGCAAAGCTAAAGAAAGAATTCGCACGTAACGCCAAAGAGTCAGAAACGGAGTATGTGTGGCGAGTCTCTTTGTCCGGGGGTGACCAAATTTTATTAACTGAAAAAGAGGCTGAAGGATACTGGGGACCCGGTGTCTTTTTAACTACTGGCGACCAGAGGGCCCCATGGTCACTCACACAACGCGCCGCTTATTGGGCTAGTGGATTAGATCCCCTAGAGAGGGGGGACCCATTGGCTATTGTTGGAACCATGGAACAAATATTAGAGAGTGTACAGAAAGCAGCCTGTTTGCAAATGATGCACAACGGGCAGCTGAATCCTTATCAGGAGTCCCCAATGTTATTGACAGTGGATCCGGAAAGGATGACCCCATTAATTCGTGGGCTCCCTGAATCCCTTAGACCTGTTGGGATTCAACTGCAAGGACAAATTAAAGCTACCAGCCCACTTGCGCGACTGGAAGAGATCGTAACTCAAGATCATAACACCCAAAAGTCAAAAACATGGACCTGGGGAGAGATTGCACAGGAGCTGATTAATTATGGCCGGAAATATGGGCCAATTAATCCCTCTCCTCATCGGTCAGAAACTAAAGCAGTCCGATGGGCAAGTCCGTCCCCTCGTGACAGACCCCCAGGAAAAGGATTTAGACGTCCCCCACCTAACCTTATTGCCCCGACGGCAAGGAGAGACCTTTGGCATCTTGGTTGGCAAAAGGGGATTCCGCGTGAATTAATGGATGGAACCCCCACAGATGTGTTGAGAAAAATGGTGACTGCTTGGCCAGATAAACCGCCCGTTTCCGCGGTGCGTGAGAAATCTGCCTGTGAAGAAACAATAGCCAGTGCCCCCCCACTCATAGATTTGAAGGACCCCATTCTGACTATGAAAGCCGAACAGGGAAACTAG